In Lathamus discolor isolate bLatDis1 chromosome 1, bLatDis1.hap1, whole genome shotgun sequence, the following are encoded in one genomic region:
- the FBXL14 gene encoding F-box/LRR-repeat protein 14: METHISCLFPELLAMIFGYLEVRDKGRAAQVCTAWRDAAYHRSVWRGVEAKLHLRRANPSLFPSLAARGIRRVQILSLRRSLSYVIQGMADIESLNLSGCYNLTDNGLGHAFVAEISSLRSLNLSLCKQITDSSLGRIAQYLKGLEVLELGGCSNITNTGLLLIAWGLQRLKSLNLRSCRHLSDVGIGHLAGMTRSAAEGCLGLEQLTLQDCQKLSDLSLKHLARGLGRLRQLNLSFCGGISDAGLLHLSHMSSLRSLNLRSCDNISDTGIMHLAMGSLRLSGLDVSFCDKVGDQSLAYIAQGLDGLRSLSLCSCHISDEGINRMVRQMHGLRTLNIGQCVRITDKGLELIAEHLSQLTGIDLYGCTRITKRGLERITQLPCLKVLNLGLWEMTESEKVR, encoded by the coding sequence ATGGAAACGCACATCTCGTGCCTGTTCCCCGAGCTGCTGGCCATGATCTTCGGGTACCTGGAGGTGCGGGACAAGGGCCGCGCGGCGCAGGTGTGCACGGCCTGGCGGGACGCCGCCTACCACCGCTCGGTGTGGCGGGGCGTGGAGGCCAAGCTGCACCTGCGCCGCGCCAACCCCTCGCTCTTCCCCAGCCTGGCGGCGCGGGGCATCCGGCGGGTGCAGATCCTGTCGCTGCGGCGCAGCCTGAGCTACGTGATCCAGGGCATGGCGGACATCGAGAGCCTCAACCTCAGCGGCTGCTACAACCTCACCGACAACGGGCTGGGCCACGCCTTCGTGGCGGAGATCAGCTCCCTGCGCTCGCTCAACCTGAGCCTCTGCAAACAGATCACGGACAGCAGCCTGGGACGCATCGCCCAGTACCTCAAGGGCCTCGAGGTTCTCGAGCTGGGGGGCTGCAGCAACATCACCAACACCGGGCTCCTCCTCATCGCCTGGGGCCTGCAGCGCCTCAAGAGCCTCAACCTGCGCTCCTGCCGGCACCTCTCCGACGTGGGCATCGGGCACTTGGCGGGCATGACGCGCAGCGCGGCAGAGGGCTGCCTGGGCCTGGAGCAGCTCACGCTGCAGGACTGCCAGAAGCTCAGCGACCTCTCGCTAAAGCACCTGGCCCGCGGGCTGGGCCGCCTCCGCCAGCTCAACCTCAGCTTCTGCGGGGGCATCTCGGACGCGGGGCTGCTGCACCTGTCGCACATGAGCAGCCTGCGCAGCCTCAACCTGCGCTCCTGTGACAACATCAGCGACACGGGCATCATGCATCTGGCCATGGGCAGCCTGCGGCTGTCCGGCCTCGACGTCTCCTTCTGCGACAAGGTGGGGGACCAGAGCCTAGCCTACATCGCACAGGGCCTGGACGGGCTGCgctccctctccctctgctcctgccacatTAGCGATGAGGGCATCAACCGCATGGTGCGACAGATGCACGGGCTCCGCACCCTCAACATAGGCCAGTGTGTCCGCATCACTGACAAGGGCCTGGAGCTCATCGCCGAACACCTCAGCCAGCTCACGGGCATCGATCTTTATGGCTGCACCCGCATTACCAAGCGGGGCTTGGAGCGCATCACCCAGCTGCCCTGCCTCAAGGTGCTCAACCTGGGACTTTGGGAAATGACTGAGAGCGAGAAGGTCAGGTGA